From the Neotabrizicola shimadae genome, the window TGATCCTTCTTTCTTACCCGGCCCTCTGCCAGCCCAGCAGCAACCGGATATCCTTCCACAGCGGCGACTTCTGATCCCCGCACCAATGAACCTTTCCGGCCCGGAACCAGAAGTGCGCCCGGCAACCCTTCATCCGATGCACCGATGGATGCAGCGTGCCGAAACCGGCCCCATCGACCGCCAGCCTCCACACCGGTCGCTCGTCGGGTAGCAGGTTCATGTGCAGGGTCTCGCCGCAGCCGCACGGGCAAAGCATGGCGGCGCTCCAGGGGGCGCCGTCCTCGGTCACGACATAAAGGGTCCGGGCGTGGGGTCGCTCGGGCGCGTCCTCGTCGACATATTCAGTGCGGAACCGGACCCTGAGCCGATCCCGCAGCCAGATCTGCCACCGCTGCCAATGCCCTGCCATCAAACAACCCTCCGGGAAAGCTCCGGCATACCCAGCAGCGGCCGCGTATCGCCTCTGCCCAGGTCGCCACGGAAGACCGGACAGGCACCAGGCTTTGGGTCCCGGAACATCGCCATCTCGCTCAGGCTGACCTCGATATGGGCGAAGGCCTCATTCGGGTCGTCCCGGAACGGATGCAGGCGGGCCAGCAAATCGTTTACGGCCAGCGAGGCGATCAGCATGTTGAGCGAGATCACCGCCGGCCGCCGCACCGTAACCCCGGAGATGTAGCCATCGGCGATCTGCCGGGCATGTGCCTCGGGGTCGGTGCGGGCAAGCCCGGCCGCGCGCACGTCGTCGAGGCTGAACAGGCCCCGGCTGACAAGGCTCGACCCGCCGGGAGCAAGATAGTGAACGCTGCCGCAGACCTCGACGATTTCGCCCCGACGCAGCCCTTCCGGAACCGCGTGAATGCGCACGCCCAGGTCGAAATACGGGAGCTGATAGAAGGTCGCGAGCGTGTTCAGCAGGAACCGGCCGTCGATCGTGTCCATGCAGCCGAACACGATATCGCATTGCGCCACCGCTTCGATGGCCTCGGGCGACCACAGGCTTCGTTCCAGCGCGATCACGCGGGTGCCCGTCCCCATGCGCTCGACCGCCCCGGCAAGTACGGCGACTTTCGCCCGACCCTTCTCGGCATCGGCAGCCGTGGCGTTCAGAATGCGGTTGAGGTTGCGCTCTTCGACCGTGTCGTCATCGACGATCACCAGCTCGCCGACGCCGAGCCGGGCCAGTTGCTCGATCACCGGACTGCCGGTGCCGGAGCAGCCGACAACGGCGACCGAGAGCCGCCGCAATAGATCGAACGTCCCCTCGCCGAAGGCTTGCGCATGGGAGGCTGCGAAGCCGGGCACCGCCCCGGCGCCGGATGCCCCATCATGCCAGAAGAGCAGATCGTCACCGGCAACGTTGATCTGCGTGAGCGGCGGCATCGCGCCGTCCGCTCCCACGGTCCGGCCGAACATGCGGCCATCCGGAAGCATCACCGCGCTGCCATGCGGCCGGTCGTCATCGAACCAGTCTCGAAGGCTCGGCAGGAGCAGCCGGTCGCTCTCGTCATCAACCCCGGAAAAGGCAGGATCGCCGCCGGGGTGACTGTGCACCTTGACCAGCGTGCCGCCCGACCGTTCGGCGATCTCCAACAGCGGGAGGATCGTGTCGGTCGGCCAGGTCACCCGCCGATCCGTCCGGATCGAACAGGCCGAATACGGCACCGGGAACACCTCCCGCGCGATGAGGCGGGTCCGCCGGTCCCCGGCGCGCACCCCACAGAGCAGGAAAGCCGCCGCCTCCAAACCATCGCCGGGAAACAGGTGCGCCTTCAGCGCCGCGTGCTGCGTTCCGTTCAGGGTCAGGCCGACCATCACGCCGCCGGGCATTTTTCGAACTCCCGCATCAGCCAGTCCTCGACCATGAGGACGTGTGTGCCGAGGTTGTGTTGGCCGACCACCCACGGGTTGGCGGCCGTGTAGTGCCGCGACCACCGCTGGAAGACCTTGCCGTCGAGCGACTGCGTCGCTTCGGTCGCGCCGATGGCCCGGCCGTCCTTCCGCGCCAGTGCCGGGTAGAAATACACCATGTCGAGTGCAGCCTTCGGGTAGCCGGTCTCGATCCGGATCGCGGCGGTGACGGCGTCATGATTGTAGCCAGCATCCTGCGTTGCGAAACCATGCAGGAGCACCCAGGGAGAGCCGTCCACGACGGTCTCCCATGGGCAGCCGTAGGCATCGAGAAACGCCCGATCCTCTTCCGGCAGC encodes:
- a CDS encoding E2/UBC family protein encodes the protein MRRQFELPEEDRAFLDAYGCPWETVVDGSPWVLLHGFATQDAGYNHDAVTAAIRIETGYPKAALDMVYFYPALARKDGRAIGATEATQSLDGKVFQRWSRHYTAANPWVVGQHNLGTHVLMVEDWLMREFEKCPAA
- a CDS encoding ThiF family adenylyltransferase gives rise to the protein MPGGVMVGLTLNGTQHAALKAHLFPGDGLEAAAFLLCGVRAGDRRTRLIAREVFPVPYSACSIRTDRRVTWPTDTILPLLEIAERSGGTLVKVHSHPGGDPAFSGVDDESDRLLLPSLRDWFDDDRPHGSAVMLPDGRMFGRTVGADGAMPPLTQINVAGDDLLFWHDGASGAGAVPGFAASHAQAFGEGTFDLLRRLSVAVVGCSGTGSPVIEQLARLGVGELVIVDDDTVEERNLNRILNATAADAEKGRAKVAVLAGAVERMGTGTRVIALERSLWSPEAIEAVAQCDIVFGCMDTIDGRFLLNTLATFYQLPYFDLGVRIHAVPEGLRRGEIVEVCGSVHYLAPGGSSLVSRGLFSLDDVRAAGLARTDPEAHARQIADGYISGVTVRRPAVISLNMLIASLAVNDLLARLHPFRDDPNEAFAHIEVSLSEMAMFRDPKPGACPVFRGDLGRGDTRPLLGMPELSRRVV
- a CDS encoding DUF6527 family protein; protein product: MAGHWQRWQIWLRDRLRVRFRTEYVDEDAPERPHARTLYVVTEDGAPWSAAMLCPCGCGETLHMNLLPDERPVWRLAVDGAGFGTLHPSVHRMKGCRAHFWFRAGKVHWCGDQKSPLWKDIRLLLGWQRAG